In Shouchella patagoniensis, the following are encoded in one genomic region:
- the pgsC gene encoding poly-gamma-glutamate biosynthesis protein PgsC, translated as MFGTDLYIALILGVLLSLLFSEKTGVVPAGLIVPGYLALVFDQVLFMTLVVLVSILTYVTVKYGLSKIMILYGRRKFAAMLITGIIFKLAVDFAYPITPFEAFEFRGLGVIVPGLIANTIHRQGVVITIGSTLLLSGLTFGIMYVYFLF; from the coding sequence ATGTTTGGAACGGATTTATATATTGCACTTATTTTAGGCGTTTTACTTAGTTTATTATTCTCAGAAAAAACAGGGGTTGTCCCTGCTGGATTGATCGTTCCTGGTTATTTAGCGTTAGTATTTGATCAAGTGCTATTCATGACACTGGTCGTATTAGTCAGCATTCTTACGTATGTGACGGTGAAGTACGGTTTATCGAAGATCATGATTTTGTATGGTCGGAGGAAATTCGCCGCGATGCTCATAACGGGTATTATTTTTAAGTTGGCTGTTGATTTTGCGTATCCAATAACGCCGTTTGAAGCGTTTGAATTTAGGGGACTCGGAGTAATTGTTCCTGGACTGATTGCAAACACCATTCATCGTCAAGGCGTCGTTATTACAATTGGAAGCACATTGCTATTAAGTGGTCTTACGTTTGGAATTATGTATGTGTACTTTTTATTTTAA
- the pgsB gene encoding poly-gamma-glutamate synthase PgsB: protein MWIIAGASACVAGFGIWEKRRHKRNMDAIPVRVNINGIRGKSTVTRLIYGVVKEAGYNTVGKTTGTDARMIYSDTNEEHPIKRRPQGPNIGEQKKVVEEAVNRGANALISECMAVNPDYQIIFQEELLQANVGVIVNVLEDHMDVMGPTLDEVAEAFTATIPYNGHLVVTSDQYTEYYKSIAKERNTKVIVADNSKITEAYLRKFEYMVFPDNASLALAVAEALGIDEMTAYKGMLNAPPDPGAMRILPIKDEKKPSYFVNGFAANDASSTLSIWERVKKIGYPTEEPIVVMNCRADRVDRTEQFARDVLPYIKAQSLVLIGETTGPIVDAFDRGEIPCKHLHDMDSVSTEGILELLEPMMDERTIYGVGNIHGAAEPLLERLQAFKASQLVS from the coding sequence ATGTGGATTATTGCGGGAGCAAGCGCATGTGTGGCTGGATTTGGCATTTGGGAGAAACGTCGCCATAAGCGCAATATGGATGCCATACCCGTACGCGTCAACATCAATGGAATTCGTGGTAAATCAACGGTTACAAGACTCATTTATGGGGTTGTAAAAGAAGCTGGTTATAACACGGTTGGTAAAACAACTGGGACAGATGCCAGAATGATTTACTCGGATACAAACGAAGAACATCCGATTAAGAGAAGGCCACAAGGCCCAAATATCGGGGAACAAAAGAAAGTTGTAGAAGAGGCGGTTAATCGAGGAGCCAACGCGTTAATTAGTGAGTGCATGGCTGTTAATCCTGATTACCAAATTATTTTTCAAGAAGAACTACTACAAGCAAACGTCGGCGTTATTGTCAATGTGCTTGAAGACCACATGGATGTAATGGGTCCGACTCTCGATGAGGTTGCAGAAGCGTTTACCGCAACCATTCCGTACAATGGACACCTAGTCGTAACAAGTGACCAATATACGGAATATTACAAATCTATTGCAAAAGAACGAAACACGAAAGTGATCGTTGCTGATAATAGCAAAATTACGGAAGCATATTTGCGGAAGTTTGAATACATGGTGTTCCCTGATAATGCATCGCTTGCGTTAGCGGTTGCAGAAGCATTAGGAATTGATGAAATGACAGCTTATAAAGGAATGCTCAATGCACCGCCAGACCCTGGTGCGATGCGGATCCTGCCGATAAAAGATGAAAAGAAGCCAAGTTATTTTGTAAATGGCTTTGCTGCAAACGATGCGTCGTCTACACTTTCGATTTGGGAGAGAGTGAAGAAAATCGGCTACCCGACTGAAGAACCAATCGTCGTAATGAATTGTCGTGCTGACCGGGTTGACCGGACAGAACAATTTGCGCGAGATGTATTGCCGTATATAAAAGCCCAGTCGCTTGTGTTAATTGGAGAAACAACTGGTCCAATTGTGGATGCATTTGATAGAGGAGAGATCCCGTGTAAGCATCTACACGATATGGATTCAGTATCGACAGAGGGAATTCTAGAATTGCTTGAGCCGATGATGGACGAGCGCACGATTTATGGAGTAGGAAACATTCACGGGGCAGCTGAGCCATTACTTGAACGTTTGCAAGCGTTTAAAGCAAGTCAGCTCGTGAGTTAG
- a CDS encoding carcinine hydrolase/isopenicillin-N N-acyltransferase family protein: protein MQENKNQISGSLKRKEHLDMMLVTEDSPWSFYYQFNNEESLLFYKDYQACFGTLHTVVYSPKELSLIVGAGENYVPRIFTFKDYVNGRPITSGVLIKARLTDNTRSYS from the coding sequence TTGCAGGAAAACAAGAATCAAATAAGTGGTTCCTTAAAACGTAAAGAACACTTAGACATGATGTTAGTAACAGAAGATTCTCCTTGGTCGTTCTATTATCAATTTAACAATGAGGAGTCACTGTTATTTTACAAAGATTATCAAGCATGCTTTGGAACATTGCACACAGTTGTTTACTCTCCAAAAGAGTTAAGTCTCATTGTTGGTGCTGGAGAAAATTATGTCCCACGTATTTTCACTTTTAAAGACTATGTAAACGGGAGGCCTATTACTTCGGGGGTTCTTATAAAAGCAAGATTGACAGACAACACCAGAAGCTACTCTTAA
- a CDS encoding 3-ketoacyl-ACP reductase, with translation MVPITGKIALITGAGRGIGRATAIAFAKEGIHVGLIGRTLENLQLVAEELKQYDVNVAVAAANIADLDSITSAVTSVRSELGPIDILVNNAGISKFGGFMDLTPEEWTNIIDVNVKGVYYTTRAVLPEMVERNKGDIINISSTAGQKGAPITSAYTASKAAVIGLSESLMMEVRKKNIRVTTLTPSTVATDMAVELNLTDGNPEKVMQAEDLSDLMVAQLKLHPRVVLKHAGLWSTNP, from the coding sequence ATGGTACCAATCACAGGAAAAATAGCGTTAATTACTGGAGCTGGGCGTGGAATTGGGCGTGCAACTGCAATAGCGTTCGCAAAGGAAGGCATTCATGTCGGCCTTATTGGACGTACACTTGAAAACTTGCAGCTAGTAGCTGAAGAATTAAAACAATATGATGTAAACGTCGCGGTCGCCGCAGCTAATATAGCAGACCTAGATTCCATTACATCAGCCGTTACATCTGTACGTTCAGAACTTGGGCCGATCGATATTTTGGTCAATAATGCCGGCATTTCTAAATTTGGTGGTTTTATGGACTTAACGCCAGAAGAGTGGACGAATATAATTGATGTGAATGTGAAAGGCGTCTACTACACAACACGTGCGGTCTTGCCAGAAATGGTTGAGCGCAACAAAGGGGATATCATCAATATCTCTTCCACGGCTGGTCAAAAAGGGGCTCCTATTACTAGCGCCTACACTGCTTCAAAAGCTGCGGTAATCGGTCTAAGTGAGTCGCTTATGATGGAAGTACGAAAGAAAAACATTCGTGTAACGACGCTTACACCAAGCACCGTTGCAACCGATATGGCGGTTGAGCTTAATTTAACAGACGGGAATCCAGAAAAAGTGATGCAAGCTGAAGATTTATCTGACTTGATGGTTGCACAATTAAAATTGCATCCTCGAGTTGTTTTAAAACATGCAGGGCTATGGTCTACCAATCCTTAA
- a CDS encoding Rrf2 family transcriptional regulator — translation MKLTLYTDYSIQVLMYLGTLPSGRLATMREIASTFDISYNHLMKIIQTLSKEGIIVTYRGRNGGLVLAEEPHEIRIGQLVRTLENLDLGECYKEAGGHCILAESCMLKQILDKALSSFLSVLDEHTLQDLIQNKTSLRELFNIPID, via the coding sequence TTGAAGCTGACATTATACACTGATTATTCAATTCAAGTTTTAATGTATTTAGGGACATTGCCTAGTGGAAGACTTGCAACTATGAGAGAAATTGCTTCGACGTTTGATATCTCCTATAATCACTTAATGAAGATCATTCAAACACTTAGCAAAGAAGGCATTATTGTAACGTACAGAGGACGAAACGGGGGACTTGTTCTCGCGGAAGAACCTCATGAAATTCGAATTGGGCAGTTAGTACGAACACTTGAGAATTTAGATCTCGGTGAATGCTACAAAGAAGCTGGAGGTCACTGCATTCTCGCAGAATCGTGTATGCTCAAGCAGATATTAGACAAAGCGCTCTCCTCCTTTCTATCCGTGTTAGACGAGCATACACTTCAGGATCTTATTCAAAATAAAACGTCACTACGGGAATTATTTAATATTCCAATTGATTAG
- a CDS encoding CapA family protein — translation MENKRALTFKEKVLKQIKKQKRKTHLHVFILLPVLIVAVFLMTIIDTRPTAEVDGKQRSLVEGVFVGDIMMGRHVEEFTDRYGAESVFRYVKPYLDQADYVTGNFEQPITEGNREDELDKQIHLHAGPEAVNGLNDSGFTVVSLANNHTMDYGERGLLDTLSVFEGKTVGQVGAGVNRDDATEQIHMEEVNGITIATLGFTDVYSEDFGATAGSAGVTTFNPDVFVPMVTHASNEADLVVVHAHWGQEYENKPNNRQRTLARALSDAGADIIIGHHPHVLQGMEVYNDTAIFYSLGNFVFDQGWTRTRESALVRYELTPEGRGMFEVVPMYIREASPAPLTATDKLNEISIKRALTKTSNFDWTYTDGSIKFEVDHSEKIDETEDEEPDETNEMDEI, via the coding sequence ATGGAGAATAAGCGTGCGCTAACGTTCAAAGAGAAAGTGTTAAAGCAAATCAAAAAACAAAAGCGGAAAACGCATCTCCATGTGTTTATCTTGCTGCCAGTTCTTATTGTCGCTGTTTTCCTCATGACTATCATCGATACGAGACCGACAGCAGAAGTCGATGGCAAACAGCGCTCTTTAGTTGAAGGCGTGTTTGTTGGCGATATTATGATGGGTCGACATGTGGAAGAGTTCACTGATCGGTATGGGGCAGAAAGCGTTTTTCGGTATGTGAAGCCTTATCTTGATCAGGCAGATTACGTAACAGGCAATTTTGAACAACCAATTACCGAAGGAAACCGTGAAGATGAATTAGACAAACAAATTCACTTACACGCTGGACCTGAAGCGGTGAATGGCCTCAATGATAGTGGGTTCACGGTAGTGAGTCTCGCAAACAACCATACGATGGATTATGGTGAAAGGGGATTGCTTGATACGCTTTCAGTGTTTGAAGGAAAAACCGTTGGACAAGTAGGAGCCGGCGTAAACCGGGACGATGCAACGGAACAAATCCATATGGAAGAAGTAAATGGGATTACAATTGCGACGCTTGGATTTACCGATGTGTACTCGGAAGATTTTGGAGCAACGGCTGGTTCGGCTGGGGTGACAACATTTAACCCAGATGTGTTTGTGCCAATGGTGACGCACGCCTCCAACGAGGCCGACCTTGTTGTTGTTCATGCTCACTGGGGACAGGAGTATGAAAATAAACCAAATAATCGCCAACGCACGCTTGCAAGAGCGTTGTCTGATGCAGGAGCAGATATTATCATTGGTCATCACCCCCATGTGCTGCAAGGCATGGAAGTATACAACGACACGGCCATCTTCTATAGCTTAGGGAACTTCGTTTTCGACCAAGGTTGGACTCGAACAAGAGAGTCTGCACTTGTTCGATATGAATTAACACCTGAAGGTAGAGGGATGTTTGAAGTTGTTCCAATGTATATACGGGAAGCATCTCCTGCACCTCTAACAGCAACCGATAAATTGAATGAAATCTCAATTAAAAGAGCATTAACAAAAACAAGTAATTTCGATTGGACGTATACAGACGGCTCAATCAAATTTGAAGTAGATCATAGCGAAAAAATAGATGAGACGGAGGATGAGGAACCCGATGAAACAAATGAAATGGATGAGATCTAG